The following proteins are co-located in the Streptomyces bottropensis ATCC 25435 genome:
- a CDS encoding helix-turn-helix domain-containing protein, with the protein MGGFARRLRDLQAEAIARAGSGEAASEISIDEVAVKKKPWPTTRSAIYAALNGSRLPSPYTLCAIVTAWDPRGQDAIAEWLKLRDRVEEQLINLRPAAATVTSSRRTGAAPPRRGHAREEYDQEALQALVQRLKAEAAKKDLPVQAIAVRARLGRTTTSEVLNGRSVPSARTVAALAHALGLPADDLLRMRAAALRE; encoded by the coding sequence TTGGGTGGATTCGCCCGACGGCTTCGCGATCTTCAGGCAGAGGCGATCGCCCGGGCCGGGAGTGGAGAAGCGGCCAGCGAAATCAGTATCGACGAGGTGGCTGTGAAGAAGAAGCCATGGCCCACGACTAGGTCGGCGATCTATGCCGCCCTCAACGGCAGTCGCTTGCCCTCTCCGTACACACTGTGCGCCATCGTCACAGCCTGGGACCCCCGCGGACAGGACGCGATTGCCGAGTGGCTCAAGCTTCGCGATCGCGTTGAGGAGCAGCTCATCAACCTGCGTCCTGCGGCCGCCACCGTAACGTCGAGCCGCCGTACCGGCGCTGCTCCGCCTCGTCGTGGGCATGCTCGCGAAGAGTACGACCAGGAGGCACTCCAGGCACTTGTGCAGCGTCTCAAAGCGGAGGCGGCGAAGAAGGACTTGCCGGTGCAGGCTATTGCGGTCCGGGCGCGGTTGGGACGCACCACGACTTCCGAGGTGCTCAATGGACGCAGCGTGCCGTCCGCGCGCACAGTCGCCGCGCTGGCGCACGCACTAGGGCTTCCTGCTGATGATCTTCTACGTATGCGAGCGGCGGCCCTTCGCGAGTAG
- a CDS encoding helix-turn-helix domain-containing protein — translation MGWWQVNADTLAGSRFVVSPLAETFASLKLLHAGAGTHPGERAWLAAHLPSYRRVLDRDPVTALLIRSGLGREWIADFLTPTPRENESFADEIARVRGADPAAARAHLVLSLRGPLPSALHRDDLPERAAGLLTYVWEETVRPYWERRRRALEADVLARTALLGQGGWTAVLDALRPGMRWLGENRLQVNLHEYPPREISGARLVFVPVTPQRTGWVAWEERERYAVVYPCSGVLADGGGGGNGGNGGGCGDGNGGGAVVPAALGALLGGARARVLVLLDSPMSTTQLCAVTGQTLGSVGRHLRVLLDAGLIRRGRAGRSVLYARTAQGEVLVRAPHPRGDEHPSGDSIRL, via the coding sequence GTGGGCTGGTGGCAGGTCAACGCCGACACCCTCGCCGGGAGCCGGTTCGTCGTCTCGCCGCTCGCGGAGACGTTCGCGAGTCTGAAGTTGCTCCACGCGGGGGCCGGCACGCACCCCGGGGAACGGGCCTGGCTGGCGGCCCATCTGCCGTCGTACCGCCGTGTGTTGGACCGCGACCCCGTCACCGCCCTGCTGATCCGCTCGGGGCTCGGCAGGGAGTGGATCGCCGACTTCCTGACGCCCACGCCCCGCGAGAACGAGTCCTTCGCGGACGAGATCGCCCGCGTCCGGGGCGCCGACCCCGCCGCCGCCCGCGCCCATCTCGTCCTCTCCCTGCGCGGCCCCCTGCCGTCCGCCCTGCACCGGGACGATCTGCCCGAGCGTGCGGCCGGCCTGCTGACGTACGTGTGGGAGGAGACCGTACGGCCGTACTGGGAGCGGCGCCGACGGGCGCTGGAGGCCGATGTGCTCGCGCGGACCGCGCTGCTGGGGCAGGGCGGCTGGACGGCGGTGCTGGACGCGCTGCGGCCGGGGATGAGGTGGCTCGGCGAGAACCGGCTGCAGGTCAATCTGCACGAGTACCCGCCGCGTGAGATCTCCGGGGCGCGGCTGGTCTTCGTACCGGTCACGCCGCAGCGGACGGGGTGGGTCGCGTGGGAGGAGCGGGAGCGGTACGCCGTGGTGTACCCGTGCTCGGGGGTCCTCGCCGACGGCGGAGGCGGCGGAAATGGTGGAAATGGTGGGGGGTGTGGGGATGGGAATGGTGGTGGGGCCGTCGTGCCCGCCGCGCTCGGGGCGCTTCTCGGCGGAGCCCGCGCCCGGGTCCTCGTCCTCCTCGACTCCCCCATGAGCACGACCCAGCTGTGTGCGGTGACCGGGCAGACCCTCGGCTCCGTCGGCCGTCACCTGCGGGTGCTGCTGGACGCCGGGCTGATCCGGCGCGGACGGGCGGGCCGGTCGGTGCTGTACGCGCGTACGGCGCAGGGAGAGGTGCTGGTGCGCGCGCCGCACCCTCGCGGGGACGAACACCCTTCCGGAGATAGCATCCGTTTATGA
- the amaP gene encoding alkaline shock response membrane anchor protein AmaP, translating to MLKTANRVLLGLLGLGLFALGGGVLLGALDLQRHWDFDVPDWWPFRGPDDVVLGTEGRTRWRDEGWWWPTVIAVLAVLLALLLWWLLAQRRHRLDRVLVDSEDGAAARLDGRTLENVIEEEAQALDGVSRAHVRLTGRRTAPTARVRLLLEPHADPARALGQLSRETLAHARDSAGLDRLPSKVRLREARHRAKRTA from the coding sequence ATGCTCAAAACGGCGAACCGGGTGCTGCTCGGACTGCTCGGCCTCGGACTGTTCGCCCTGGGCGGCGGCGTACTGCTGGGCGCATTGGACCTGCAACGCCACTGGGATTTCGACGTGCCGGACTGGTGGCCCTTCCGTGGGCCGGACGATGTGGTGCTGGGCACCGAGGGACGCACCCGGTGGCGGGACGAAGGCTGGTGGTGGCCGACCGTCATCGCGGTGCTCGCCGTGCTGCTGGCCCTGCTGCTGTGGTGGCTCCTCGCGCAACGCAGACACCGCCTGGACCGGGTCCTCGTCGACAGCGAAGACGGCGCGGCAGCCCGGCTCGACGGCCGCACACTGGAGAACGTCATCGAGGAAGAGGCGCAAGCCCTGGACGGGGTCTCACGGGCTCATGTACGGCTGACGGGCCGACGTACCGCTCCCACTGCACGCGTGCGGCTGCTGCTGGAACCCCACGCCGATCCAGCACGGGCTCTTGGGCAACTGAGCCGCGAAACACTCGCACACGCACGAGACTCGGCCGGCCTGGACCGCCTCCCCTCGAAGGTCCGGCTCCGGGAAGCCCGCCACCGCGCCAAACGCACCGCCTGA
- a CDS encoding PQQ-dependent sugar dehydrogenase, producing MKVRTRSSAVVGALCLVASLALTTASADELSTPRQAAKVVLKNVATARNPSAGAAGPGGTVWIAERAGKVRVLDDEGLGDPVIDISGETTTNGERGLLGITFDKEFAHFYLSFTNLQGTSIVDEFAVRDGKIQPDTRRTVLTQTQPYANHNGGDIAFGPDGYLYIALGDGGSAGDPHGNGQNLNTLLGKLLRIDPSGGKPYAIPPGNPFVDDPNAKDEIWAYGLRNPWRFSFDAGTGDLLIGDVGQSAWEEIDWAPATSKGGENYGWSQMEGKHPFRGGTEPANHVPPIHEYDRSGPGCSVTGGYVYRGEAIPDLKGQYVFSDYCDGTVRALQMENGEVTGVRNLGIDGGRVVSFAQGGNGELYVLDLRGSVSRIDPA from the coding sequence GTGAAAGTTCGCACCAGAAGCTCGGCGGTCGTCGGCGCCCTCTGCCTCGTCGCTTCCCTCGCTTTGACCACAGCGTCTGCCGACGAGCTCAGCACCCCACGTCAGGCAGCGAAGGTCGTGCTCAAGAACGTGGCCACGGCCCGGAATCCATCCGCCGGCGCCGCCGGTCCCGGTGGCACGGTCTGGATAGCCGAACGCGCAGGCAAGGTAAGGGTCCTGGACGATGAAGGGCTCGGCGACCCCGTCATCGACATATCCGGCGAGACCACCACCAACGGCGAACGCGGCCTGCTGGGCATCACGTTCGACAAGGAGTTCGCGCACTTCTACCTCTCGTTCACGAACCTCCAAGGCACCAGCATCGTGGACGAGTTCGCGGTGCGGGACGGCAAGATCCAGCCGGACACCCGGCGCACCGTCCTCACCCAGACACAGCCCTACGCGAACCACAACGGCGGCGACATCGCGTTCGGCCCCGACGGATACCTCTACATCGCGCTCGGCGACGGTGGCTCGGCCGGCGACCCACACGGCAACGGGCAGAACCTCAACACGCTGCTCGGCAAGCTGCTGCGGATCGACCCGAGCGGCGGCAAGCCGTACGCGATCCCGCCGGGCAACCCGTTCGTGGACGACCCGAACGCGAAGGACGAGATCTGGGCGTACGGGTTGCGCAATCCGTGGCGGTTCTCCTTCGACGCGGGCACGGGCGACCTGCTGATCGGAGACGTCGGCCAGAGCGCCTGGGAGGAGATCGACTGGGCGCCGGCAACCAGCAAGGGTGGCGAGAACTACGGCTGGTCCCAGATGGAGGGCAAGCATCCCTTCCGGGGCGGCACGGAGCCCGCGAACCATGTACCGCCGATCCACGAGTACGACCGCAGCGGGCCCGGCTGCTCGGTGACCGGCGGGTACGTCTACCGAGGCGAGGCGATCCCGGACCTCAAGGGTCAGTACGTGTTCAGCGACTACTGCGACGGCACCGTCCGCGCTCTGCAGATGGAGAACGGCGAGGTGACCGGCGTGCGCAACCTCGGAATCGACGGCGGCCGGGTCGTCTCGTTCGCCCAGGGAGGCAATGGCGAGCTGTACGTGCTCGACCTGCGTGGCAGCGTCTCCCGCATCGACCCGGCGTAA
- a CDS encoding IS630 family transposase (programmed frameshift), which translates to MRYPQGGGLTAERQQFREELRLKAAERFAQGEASSVIAKDLRVSVRSVQRWRQMWDEGGPRALRSQGPASLPRLSQKQFTQLEAELAKGPAAHGWEDQRWTLARVKTLIGRRFHLSYTLQGVRKLLVRNGWSCQVPARRAMERDDDAVAVGQGGVAVRGRLAAARGAWIVFEDEAGFSMTPPQAKTWSQRGRTPVVRVRGRSRRRVSIAALTCYKSGHRSRLIYRPRRDDGRRDGRKSFSWRDYRDLLIAAHQQLGGPIVLIWDNLNVHKAADLREWAETRDWLTIYYLPPYAPDLNPVEGIWSLLRRGWLSNVAFSTPEHLVRRIRRGLRHIQYRTHLIDGCLAETGLAIRPA; encoded by the exons ATGCGGTATCCACAAGGGGGCGGGCTGACCGCCGAACGGCAGCAGTTCCGCGAGGAGTTACGGCTGAAGGCGGCCGAGAGGTTCGCCCAGGGTGAGGCGAGCTCGGTGATCGCGAAGGACCTGCGGGTCAGTGTCCGGTCGGTACAGCGGTGGCGTCAGATGTGGGACGAGGGCGGTCCGCGGGCTCTGCGGTCGCAGGGGCCGGCGTCGCTTCCGAGGCTGAGCCAGAAGCAGTTCACACAGTTGGAGGCGGAGCTGGCCAAGGGGCCGGCCGCGCATGGCTGGGAAGACCAGCGTTGGACGCTGGCGCGGGTCAAGACGTTGATCGGCCGGCGCTTCCACCTGTCCTACACGCTTCAGGGTGTGCGCAAGCTCCTGGTGCGTAATGGGTGGTCCTGCCAGGTCCCGGCCCGACGGGCCATGGAACGGGACGACGACGCGGTCGCG GTGGGTCAAGGAGGTGTGGCCGTGCGCGGAAGACTCGCGGCGGCCCGTGGAGCCTGGATCGTCTTCGAGGACGAAGCCGGATTCTCCATGACGCCGCCGCAGGCGAAGACCTGGTCGCAGCGCGGCCGGACCCCCGTGGTGCGGGTCCGGGGCCGTTCCCGCAGGCGAGTGTCGATCGCCGCGCTGACCTGCTACAAGTCCGGCCATCGGTCCCGGCTGATCTACCGGCCGCGCCGGGACGACGGCCGGCGCGACGGCCGCAAGAGCTTCTCCTGGCGCGACTACCGCGACCTGCTGATCGCCGCACATCAGCAGCTCGGCGGCCCCATCGTGCTCATCTGGGACAACCTCAACGTCCACAAAGCCGCTGATCTGCGGGAATGGGCGGAAACCCGGGACTGGCTGACCATCTACTACCTGCCGCCCTACGCACCCGACCTCAACCCCGTCGAAGGGATCTGGTCACTTCTGCGGCGCGGCTGGCTCTCCAACGTTGCCTTCAGTACTCCCGAACACCTCGTCCGGCGCATCCGACGCGGCCTACGGCACATCCAGTACCGCACCCATCTCATAGACGGCTGCCTCGCAGAGACCGGCCTGGCCATCAGACCCGCCTGA
- a CDS encoding DUF6286 domain-containing protein — translation MSVNTSRQPTGASDLSSDPGQQAAPSADGTPGAAEGPRKAIDGSGRSAHRFWSSRRIPAALAALLSAAAVGFLLYDVVAVRAGRNAMRWRRRLAEELATRPLDDVWMIVGAAVAMALGLWLFLLAVTPGLRRLLPMRRPTGIPGAEDVRAGLDRRAAALVLRDRAMQVPGVQSAQVDVGRRKVKARARAHFRDLEEVRADLHAELGEAVTSLGLARQPTLAVRVRRPKKG, via the coding sequence ATGAGCGTGAACACCTCACGGCAGCCGACCGGTGCCAGTGACCTCTCCTCCGATCCGGGACAACAGGCGGCTCCGTCCGCCGACGGCACCCCGGGGGCGGCCGAGGGCCCTAGGAAGGCGATCGACGGATCAGGCCGGTCGGCGCACCGTTTCTGGTCGTCGCGGCGGATTCCCGCGGCCTTGGCAGCCCTGCTGTCCGCCGCGGCCGTCGGATTTCTCCTGTATGACGTGGTCGCGGTGCGGGCAGGCCGGAATGCGATGCGTTGGCGGCGGCGGCTCGCCGAGGAACTGGCCACACGGCCTCTGGACGACGTCTGGATGATCGTCGGGGCCGCGGTGGCGATGGCCCTCGGCTTGTGGCTTTTCCTGCTGGCGGTGACGCCGGGACTGCGCCGGCTGCTGCCCATGCGGCGGCCCACCGGTATCCCTGGGGCAGAGGACGTCCGAGCCGGGCTTGACCGCCGCGCGGCTGCCCTGGTTCTGCGCGACCGGGCCATGCAGGTGCCCGGTGTCCAGTCGGCACAGGTCGATGTCGGCCGCCGGAAGGTCAAAGCCCGGGCACGGGCCCATTTCCGCGACCTCGAGGAGGTCCGCGCGGACCTGCACGCCGAGCTGGGCGAAGCCGTGACGTCCTTGGGCCTGGCCCGGCAACCCACACTGGCCGTGCGCGTTCGGCGCCCCAAGAAGGGCTGA
- a CDS encoding HNH endonuclease, protein MEKVEKKAPVSDAELPAPRRAEAKRVQDRRRRERMRANGGVERYTVEEIGARDGWVCGLCLDPVDRVREHPDPRSPSIDHVRTISSGGTDTRDNVRLTHWGCNHARNDSTPLRTVEEAEAQRAALGRLPGLRDLAESLKAEDMVRRSQAYHSPERYRAKLARRVERYEREGR, encoded by the coding sequence GTGGAGAAAGTGGAGAAAAAGGCACCGGTGAGTGACGCCGAACTGCCCGCGCCCCGGCGCGCTGAAGCCAAGCGTGTGCAGGATCGGCGGCGGCGGGAGCGTATGCGGGCCAATGGGGGCGTCGAGCGTTACACCGTCGAGGAGATCGGGGCGCGGGACGGGTGGGTCTGTGGGCTGTGTCTGGATCCGGTGGACCGGGTCCGGGAGCATCCTGATCCTCGGTCCCCGAGCATCGACCACGTCCGCACCATCTCGTCCGGCGGCACCGACACCCGGGACAACGTGCGCCTCACGCACTGGGGTTGCAACCATGCGCGCAACGACAGCACTCCGCTGAGGACTGTCGAGGAGGCCGAAGCGCAGCGCGCGGCGCTCGGTCGGCTGCCCGGCCTCCGGGACCTCGCGGAGAGCCTGAAAGCGGAGGACATGGTCCGGCGGTCCCAGGCGTACCACTCGCCCGAGCGGTACCGGGCCAAGCTGGCCCGCCGGGTGGAGCGTTACGAGCGCGAAGGGCGCTGA
- a CDS encoding DUF5994 family protein, with protein sequence MDGTEGISHTGFDAGSSPAKDDTRAAAQVARRRVRTMSATLYPIQPRREPAAAPAARLALKTDGASRGLLDGAWWPRSRDLLNELPALTDLLEPLWGRITRIAVNPEHWPVIPRKIPVSGHIVKVGWFTSEIDPHKLLLLSYGTSRWDLLVVPPETEAQWAARLMAAVSEHDGPPLTASAHIAAEAARRAVSPTDQALDPDEAWEYEGGASAVSAAGTGQTGPPGPASRLIIGM encoded by the coding sequence GTGGACGGTACCGAGGGCATTTCGCACACCGGCTTCGACGCCGGGTCGTCCCCGGCGAAGGATGACACCCGGGCCGCCGCGCAGGTGGCCCGGAGACGGGTCCGCACCATGTCGGCGACCTTGTACCCCATCCAGCCGCGCCGCGAGCCCGCCGCAGCCCCGGCCGCGCGTCTCGCACTGAAGACCGACGGCGCCTCCCGCGGGCTGCTGGACGGAGCCTGGTGGCCACGGTCCCGGGACCTGCTGAATGAACTGCCGGCGCTCACCGACCTGTTGGAACCCCTGTGGGGCCGCATCACCCGTATCGCCGTCAACCCGGAGCACTGGCCGGTCATCCCGCGCAAGATCCCCGTGAGCGGGCACATCGTCAAGGTCGGCTGGTTCACGTCGGAGATCGACCCGCACAAACTGCTGCTGCTCTCCTACGGCACCAGCCGCTGGGATCTCCTCGTCGTTCCGCCCGAGACCGAGGCGCAGTGGGCGGCCCGTCTGATGGCGGCCGTATCCGAGCACGACGGCCCGCCCCTGACCGCGAGCGCGCACATCGCCGCGGAAGCGGCCCGGCGCGCCGTCTCCCCCACCGACCAGGCACTGGACCCGGACGAGGCATGGGAGTACGAGGGCGGCGCCTCGGCGGTGTCCGCGGCCGGCACCGGACAGACCGGTCCGCCAGGGCCGGCCAGCCGGCTGATCATCGGTATGTGA
- a CDS encoding GYD domain-containing protein, whose translation MPLYLSRFSYTPETWQRLIGHPEDRAKAAQTYIESVGGKLHGFWYAFGTRDGYNLWEAPDNISMAAVALAISGGGALSSFETTVLLTVDETMDALHRAGQVQYRAPGA comes from the coding sequence ATGCCGCTCTATCTATCAAGGTTCAGCTACACGCCGGAGACCTGGCAGAGACTCATCGGCCACCCCGAGGACCGCGCAAAGGCCGCTCAGACGTACATCGAGTCCGTCGGCGGCAAGCTCCACGGCTTCTGGTACGCGTTCGGCACCCGCGACGGCTACAACCTGTGGGAGGCCCCCGACAACATCTCCATGGCCGCGGTCGCCCTGGCGATCAGCGGAGGCGGTGCACTCAGCTCGTTCGAGACGACCGTTCTCCTGACCGTCGACGAAACCATGGATGCCCTGCACAGAGCCGGGCAAGTCCAGTACCGGGCTCCCGGCGCGTAG
- a CDS encoding Imm32 family immunity protein yields the protein MTDGTTRVFTWEADARIEVRNLGGEIVIEANAAGLKTLAGHLLTLAQDGTPDGTHLHLEENNGLEGGSASLVLERCDDE from the coding sequence GTGACCGACGGCACCACCAGGGTCTTCACGTGGGAGGCAGACGCACGCATTGAGGTCCGCAACCTGGGCGGCGAGATCGTCATTGAGGCCAACGCCGCCGGCTTGAAGACCCTGGCCGGCCACCTCCTCACACTGGCCCAGGACGGCACCCCGGACGGCACCCATCTCCACCTGGAGGAGAACAACGGACTCGAAGGGGGCTCCGCAAGCCTGGTCTTGGAGAGGTGCGACGACGAATGA
- a CDS encoding zinc-ribbon domain-containing protein — MFVIFGTKGYLYQLAILTLVCGQCGNPSAHTLRKRVTKFTLFFVPLFPISTKYQTQCTFCGAEQKVTAEQAEQLQTQSSGGGHGGSGGPSHGQPQQQRYQS, encoded by the coding sequence ATGTTCGTCATCTTCGGCACCAAGGGATACCTGTACCAGCTCGCGATACTGACGCTGGTGTGCGGGCAGTGCGGGAATCCGTCCGCGCACACGCTCAGGAAGCGGGTCACGAAGTTCACGCTGTTCTTCGTGCCGCTGTTCCCGATCTCGACGAAGTACCAGACGCAGTGCACGTTCTGCGGCGCGGAGCAGAAGGTGACCGCCGAGCAGGCAGAGCAGCTCCAGACGCAGAGTTCGGGCGGCGGTCACGGCGGCTCGGGCGGTCCGTCCCACGGTCAGCCCCAGCAGCAGCGGTACCAGTCCTAG
- a CDS encoding DUF6959 family protein, with translation MEHIEAELFTDGGNDAVVRMPGRRFPGVLVQGDSLHILRSDVAEVVEACERGDLEEARDSAGLLLANLDALLARYEAVLSEHEISRPY, from the coding sequence ATGGAGCACATTGAGGCCGAACTGTTCACAGACGGCGGCAACGACGCCGTGGTTCGCATGCCCGGCCGACGGTTCCCCGGGGTCCTTGTACAGGGCGACTCCCTTCACATCCTCCGCAGCGACGTTGCCGAGGTGGTGGAGGCGTGCGAGCGAGGCGACCTGGAGGAAGCTCGGGACTCCGCCGGCCTTCTTCTGGCGAACCTGGATGCTCTGCTGGCGCGGTACGAGGCAGTGTTGAGCGAGCACGAGATTTCGCGGCCGTACTGA
- a CDS encoding Asp23/Gls24 family envelope stress response protein, whose translation MTENTGVRLSAAPGSRGRTTVADVVVEKIAGMAARDVRGVYALGSGFARSMGSMRERMPGGGSGKSATRGVSVEVGELQAAIDLEIVVEYGVSITDVAAAVRENVISAVERMAGREVVEVNLMVSDVKLPDDEEGEGEERRRIQ comes from the coding sequence ATGACTGAAAACACCGGCGTCAGGCTCAGTGCTGCGCCCGGTTCTCGCGGCCGGACCACCGTCGCCGATGTGGTGGTGGAGAAGATCGCCGGAATGGCGGCACGGGACGTACGAGGCGTCTACGCCCTGGGCAGCGGATTCGCCCGCTCGATGGGATCCATGCGAGAGCGGATGCCCGGCGGCGGCAGTGGCAAGTCCGCCACGCGCGGGGTCAGTGTCGAGGTTGGAGAGCTACAGGCGGCCATTGATCTGGAGATCGTCGTCGAGTACGGCGTCTCAATCACGGACGTGGCCGCAGCGGTGAGGGAGAACGTGATCTCCGCGGTGGAGCGGATGGCGGGTCGGGAAGTCGTGGAAGTCAACCTCATGGTCAGCGACGTGAAGTTGCCGGATGACGAGGAGGGCGAAGGGGAGGAGCGGCGGCGGATTCAGTAG
- a CDS encoding DUF5994 family protein gives MTSSDTPPVPRRLPSGVHEDLRPGCALLRLETTASREGMLDGAWWPRSRDMAAELPALLSALVTHLGPVTRVGLDAAAWEGLPTRVVVDDRVVHVDSFPVGDDTIMITRGDQDIFSLLVVPPDAAPDAARAAMAQAVRADNVSHADQILIDTGSGHGTPG, from the coding sequence ATGACCAGCTCGGACACACCACCTGTGCCACGGCGTCTGCCCAGCGGCGTCCACGAGGACCTACGGCCGGGTTGTGCGCTGCTCCGGCTGGAGACGACGGCGTCACGTGAAGGCATGCTCGACGGTGCGTGGTGGCCGCGCTCGCGGGACATGGCCGCCGAGCTGCCCGCGCTGCTGAGTGCCCTCGTCACACACCTCGGCCCCGTGACCCGTGTCGGGCTGGACGCCGCCGCCTGGGAGGGTCTCCCGACGCGTGTCGTCGTCGATGACCGCGTGGTGCACGTCGACTCCTTCCCGGTCGGTGACGACACGATCATGATCACCCGGGGTGACCAGGACATCTTCTCGCTGCTGGTCGTCCCGCCCGACGCGGCACCGGACGCCGCCCGGGCCGCGATGGCCCAGGCGGTCCGGGCCGACAACGTCAGCCACGCGGACCAGATCCTCATCGACACCGGGAGTGGCCACGGAACGCCGGGCTGA
- a CDS encoding MFS transporter, producing the protein MRSYQHLFRTAEFTPLFVSSALQVAASTIGGLALATSVYAATGSPLLSALSMFGPSLAQVVGATTLLSAADRLPPRATTAGLAAFLAVSTASLALPGLPLWTVFAVIAAQGLFASLGGGVRWGLLNEILPKDGYLLGRSVFNMLHGITQIAGYATGGALVALLSPAVTLLVAAALYAAAALCTALGLTGRAPRASGRPSVAETWRTNALLWSSAPRRRLYLGLWIPNGLVVGCESLFVAYAPGRAGLLFACAALGMLAGDVTVGRLLPPRTRDRLATPLLLLLATPYLLFALHPPTPAAAACATLASVGFGAGLIQQQHLLTLTPPELAGHALGLHSSGMLTLQGLSAALAGGLAQLTSPATAMTMTAGASALVTSVLWVAGRPERAGRRAATMSAP; encoded by the coding sequence ATGCGCAGCTATCAACACCTCTTCCGCACCGCGGAGTTCACCCCTCTCTTCGTCTCCTCCGCGCTCCAGGTCGCCGCCTCCACGATCGGCGGTCTCGCCCTGGCCACCTCCGTCTACGCGGCGACCGGCTCCCCGCTCCTGTCCGCCCTCAGCATGTTCGGCCCGTCCCTCGCCCAGGTGGTCGGCGCGACGACCCTGCTCTCGGCGGCGGACCGCCTGCCACCGCGCGCGACGACGGCGGGCCTCGCCGCCTTCCTCGCCGTGAGCACGGCGTCGCTGGCCCTGCCCGGCCTGCCCCTGTGGACGGTCTTCGCGGTCATCGCGGCCCAGGGCCTGTTCGCCTCCCTCGGCGGCGGAGTCCGCTGGGGTCTGCTGAACGAGATCCTCCCGAAGGACGGCTATCTCCTCGGCCGATCGGTGTTCAACATGCTGCACGGCATCACCCAGATCGCCGGTTACGCGACCGGCGGCGCCCTCGTGGCCCTGCTGTCCCCGGCGGTCACCCTGCTGGTGGCAGCGGCCCTGTACGCGGCGGCGGCCCTGTGCACCGCCCTCGGCCTGACCGGTCGCGCCCCACGCGCCTCCGGCCGCCCGTCCGTCGCCGAGACCTGGCGCACGAACGCCCTGCTCTGGTCGTCCGCCCCCCGCCGCCGCCTCTATCTGGGCCTGTGGATCCCCAACGGCCTGGTCGTCGGCTGCGAGTCCCTCTTCGTCGCCTACGCCCCCGGCCGGGCGGGTCTCCTCTTCGCCTGCGCGGCGCTCGGCATGCTGGCGGGCGACGTGACGGTGGGCCGCCTCCTCCCACCCCGGACCCGCGACCGCCTGGCCACCCCCCTCCTGCTGCTCCTGGCCACCCCCTACCTCCTCTTCGCCCTCCACCCCCCGACCCCCGCCGCGGCGGCCTGCGCGACCCTCGCCTCCGTCGGCTTCGGCGCCGGCCTGATCCAGCAACAACACCTCCTGACCCTCACCCCGCCCGAACTCGCCGGCCACGCCCTGGGCCTGCACTCGTCCGGGATGCTCACCCTCCAGGGACTGAGCGCGGCTCTGGCGGGCGGCCTGGCCCAACTGACCTCACCGGCGACGGCGATGACGATGACGGCGGGGGCTTCGGCGCTGGTGACGTCGGTGCTGTGGGTGGCGGGGCGGCCCGAGCGGGCGGGGCGGCGCGCCGCAACGATGTCTGCGCCGTGA
- a CDS encoding DUF6083 domain-containing protein, translated as MAVVLDSVGRPECLLCSSNGPDVRERGRIIPLSAELCDECWHEVANELAVCEGATAAPEAEGDPDDVGWVEPPTCRRCDALVRRYPTNYDRWVELATFELPAKKVAPHHRWRLMRPRAANTPVVVATVAVRIGAVDPTPGEPVIPSHEFVCLRRDA; from the coding sequence ATGGCGGTGGTTCTCGACAGTGTCGGTCGGCCGGAGTGTCTGTTGTGTTCCTCCAACGGGCCCGATGTTCGTGAGCGTGGACGAATCATTCCTCTGTCGGCCGAACTCTGTGACGAGTGCTGGCACGAGGTCGCCAACGAGCTTGCAGTGTGTGAGGGGGCGACAGCCGCGCCGGAGGCCGAGGGGGATCCGGACGATGTGGGATGGGTGGAGCCGCCTACCTGCCGGCGTTGCGATGCGCTCGTGCGGCGGTACCCGACCAACTACGACCGTTGGGTCGAGCTGGCCACGTTCGAGCTGCCGGCGAAGAAGGTCGCTCCGCATCACCGTTGGCGTCTGATGCGGCCGAGGGCGGCGAACACCCCGGTCGTGGTGGCTACAGTCGCCGTCAGGATCGGCGCCGTCGACCCCACACCCGGGGAGCCCGTCATTCCCTCCCACGAGTTTGTCTGTCTGCGGCGTGACGCCTGA